The following is a genomic window from Candidatus Binatia bacterium.
CCAGGTGGCTGGCGCCACAGTCATCGAGGCCGAGAATTGTCTGGTTCTGCCGGGCCTGGTCGATATGCACGTCCATCTGCGCGAGCCGGGATATGAGTATAGAGAGACCATCGAAACCGGTGCGCGGGCAGCGGTGGCGGGCGGTTTTACCGCCGTGGCCTGCATGGCCAACACGAACCCGGTCAATGATAACGGCGCGGTGACTGAGTATATTCGCGAACGTGCCCAGGCCGTGGGGCTGGCGCGCGTCTATCCCATCGGCGCCGTGTCGAAAGGACTGAAGGGCGAGCAGTTGGCGGAGATCGGCGAAATGCAGCGCGCCGGCATCGTCGCCGTGTCGGATGACGGCAT
Proteins encoded in this region:
- a CDS encoding amidohydrolase family protein, with protein sequence MSNDLLIRGGTVVDPATGIHGRRDVLVRDGKIAVVAESIGGDQVAGATVIEAENCLVLPGLVDMHVHLREPGYEYRETIETGARAAVAGGFTAVACMANTNPVNDNGAVTEYIRERAQAVGLARVYPIGAVSKGLKGEQLAEIGEMQRAGIVAVSDDGMPIMNGGLMRHALEYAAMFRLPVIVHEEDCSIAAEGVMNEGAMSLRLGLKGMPAAAEEAMIARDLALLEH